The following are encoded together in the Streptomyces flavofungini genome:
- a CDS encoding histidine phosphatase family protein yields the protein MGDLLLVRHGETAWSLSGQHTSWSDVPLTENGRAQARSVAPLLGKYRVDAAFTSPRVRARETAELAGFAEARVDPDLSEWDYGAYEGVTTVEIHRTRPNWFLFTDGVAPGPAEHPGETPEQVGERADRMLAKVDAALANTEGSVVLFAHGHFLRVLTARRLGLPPAAGAHFQLATGTVSRLSYEHGRPVLATWNVRP from the coding sequence ATGGGTGATCTTCTCCTCGTACGTCACGGCGAGACCGCATGGTCCCTGTCGGGGCAGCACACCAGCTGGTCGGATGTCCCCCTCACCGAGAACGGGCGCGCCCAGGCGCGGTCCGTGGCGCCGCTCCTCGGGAAGTACCGCGTCGACGCGGCCTTCACCAGTCCGCGGGTGCGGGCGCGGGAGACGGCCGAGCTGGCGGGCTTCGCCGAGGCCCGGGTGGATCCCGATCTCTCCGAGTGGGACTACGGCGCGTACGAGGGCGTCACCACCGTCGAGATCCACCGCACCCGGCCCAACTGGTTCCTCTTCACGGACGGGGTCGCCCCCGGGCCCGCCGAGCACCCCGGTGAGACCCCCGAGCAGGTCGGCGAGCGGGCCGACCGCATGCTCGCCAAGGTCGACGCCGCCCTCGCCAACACCGAGGGCAGCGTCGTCCTCTTCGCCCACGGCCACTTCCTCCGCGTCCTCACCGCCCGCCGCCTGGGCCTCCCCCCTGCGGCGGGCGCCCACTTCCAGCTCGCCACCGGCACCGTGAGCCGCCTCAGCTACGAACACGGCCGCCCGGTCCTGGCCACGTGGAACGTCCGGCCGTGA